One window from the genome of Variovorax sp. PAMC26660 encodes:
- a CDS encoding acyl-CoA carboxylase subunit beta — protein MQELIEQLEERRAKARLGGGQKRIDAQHAKGKLTARERIELLLDDNTFEEWDMFVEHRSVDFGMAEQKIPGDGVVTGYGMINGRLVFVFSQDFTVFGGALSEAHAEKICKVMDQAMKVGAPVIGLNDSGGARIQEGVASLGGYADVFQRNVMASGVVPQISMVMGPCAGGAVYSPAMTDFIFMVKDSSYMFVTGPDVVKTVTHESVTAEELGGAITHTTRSGVADMAFENDVEALMMLRRLYNYLPLNNREKPPVRLGNNGQGDPADRPDYSLDTLVPDNPNKPYDIKELILKVVDDGDFFELQPDYAKNIVIGFARMEGQTIGIVANQPLVLAGCLDIKSSIKAARFVRFCDAFNIPVVTFVDVPGFMPGTGQEYGGIIKHGAKLLYAYAECTVPKITVITRKAYGGAYDVMASKHLRGDVNLAWPRAEIAVMGAKGAVEIIFREDKNDPEKLAAREAEYKARFANPYVASARGYIDDVILPHETRKRICRSLVMLREKKLENPWRKHGNIPL, from the coding sequence ATGCAAGAACTGATCGAACAACTCGAAGAGCGCCGCGCCAAGGCGCGCCTTGGCGGTGGGCAAAAGCGCATCGACGCGCAGCATGCCAAGGGCAAGCTCACCGCGCGCGAGCGCATCGAGCTGCTGCTCGACGACAACACGTTTGAAGAATGGGACATGTTCGTCGAGCACCGCTCGGTCGACTTCGGCATGGCCGAGCAGAAGATTCCGGGCGACGGCGTGGTCACTGGCTACGGGATGATCAACGGCCGCCTGGTGTTCGTGTTCAGCCAGGACTTCACCGTCTTCGGCGGCGCGCTCAGCGAAGCGCATGCCGAAAAAATCTGCAAGGTGATGGACCAGGCCATGAAGGTCGGCGCACCCGTTATCGGCCTGAACGACTCGGGCGGCGCGCGCATCCAGGAAGGCGTGGCTTCGCTCGGCGGCTATGCCGACGTGTTCCAGCGCAACGTGATGGCCTCGGGCGTGGTGCCGCAGATCAGCATGGTCATGGGCCCCTGCGCGGGCGGCGCGGTGTATTCGCCGGCCATGACCGACTTCATCTTCATGGTGAAGGACAGCAGCTACATGTTCGTCACCGGCCCCGACGTGGTGAAGACCGTGACGCACGAGAGCGTGACGGCCGAAGAGCTGGGTGGCGCCATCACCCACACCACGCGCAGCGGCGTGGCCGACATGGCGTTCGAGAACGACGTCGAGGCGCTGATGATGCTGCGCCGCCTGTACAACTACCTGCCGCTGAACAACCGCGAAAAGCCGCCGGTGCGCCTGGGCAACAACGGCCAGGGCGATCCGGCCGACCGGCCCGACTACTCGCTCGACACGCTGGTGCCGGACAACCCGAACAAGCCCTACGACATCAAGGAACTGATCCTCAAGGTGGTGGACGACGGCGACTTCTTCGAGCTGCAGCCCGACTACGCGAAGAACATCGTGATCGGCTTCGCACGCATGGAAGGCCAGACCATCGGCATCGTGGCCAACCAGCCGCTGGTGCTGGCGGGTTGCCTGGACATCAAGAGCAGCATCAAGGCCGCGCGCTTCGTGCGCTTTTGCGATGCCTTCAACATCCCGGTCGTCACCTTCGTCGACGTGCCCGGCTTCATGCCCGGCACGGGGCAGGAGTACGGCGGCATCATCAAGCACGGTGCCAAGCTGCTCTACGCCTATGCGGAGTGCACGGTGCCGAAGATCACCGTCATCACGCGCAAGGCCTACGGCGGCGCGTACGACGTGATGGCCTCCAAGCATCTGCGCGGTGACGTCAATCTCGCGTGGCCGCGTGCAGAGATCGCGGTGATGGGCGCGAAGGGCGCAGTGGAAATCATCTTCCGCGAAGACAAGAACGACCCCGAGAAGTTGGCCGCCCGCGAGGCCGAATACAAGGCACGCTTCGCGAACCCCTATGTGGCCAGCGCACGCGGCTACATCGACGACGTGATCCTGCCGCACGAGACGCGCAAGCGCATCTGCCGTTCGCTGGTGATGCTGCGCGAGAAGAAGCTCGAGAACCCGTGGCGCAAGCACGGCAACATTCCCCTGTGA